The sequence TCGACCGGGCCCGAGCTGGTGACCAGCTCGATCTCACTTCCGGTGGCCGAGTCCACGGTGCCGGTGAATGCGGCGCAGCGCAGGTAGGGATTGTTGTAAGTGCGGCAGCAGATGTCCACCGGCGTGCGGGTCCAGCCTTCGGTGGCGGTGAAGGAGGTGTGGTCGGTGGTGTCGTCTCCGTCCTCATCGAGCTCGGCGCGGATGCGGACGAAGCCTTCGCCGCCGGTCAAGCCGGTAAGATTTTCGAGGTCGAAGATGACGACGGTCTCGGTGCAGTCGCCATTGTCGGTGACGATCAGGTCGTCGGGCTGCAGCACGATCGGGTGCCAGGTCGTCGGCGTGCCGAGCGCGGACGCGTATTCGAGGATGTAGGTGACGTGATCGGTCGCCTGCTTCGGCCGGATGAACTTGCCCTCGATGGTGCCGGGCGCGGTCTCCGATGGCGAGATGCAGAACGGGTCCCCTGCCCCGCTGTCGTAGGGCTGCGCGAAGGCGAATTCGGCGAGATTGTCGAGCACGTCGGCATCGGGATTGCCGCTGGCGTTTTCTCCGGGATGCAGCTCGAGCCACTCGGGCCAGTCATTGGAGCAGGTGTCGAGGGTCTCGATGAAGTTGTTGTCCTCATTCGTCTCGCCGGGCAGCACGACGATGGGCCTGACGTCGCCGATGAGATTGTTGTCGCCGCCATCGGCATCGCTGAAGCTGTCGTAGCCATCCGGCTGGACCTGGCCGACCTGATAGGTGCCGGGGAAGACACCGGTGAAGCTGTAGGAGCCATCCGGACCGGTGATGGTGGTGATGGGGTCGCCATTGCCATCGAGCACCGGATCGCCGTGCTCATCGAGCAGCGCGAGCGTGACGCCGGCGAGCGGATCGGTGCCGGCATAGACGAAGCCGCTGATGGCCCCGAGGCGGATCTCTACGAAGTCGCGGCCGGTGACGTCTTGGCCGGGGGCCACCGCGATGGCGGTGAGATTACCGATGAAGTCGAGATTGCCACCGTCCACATCCGAGACGCTGCCGTAGCCGGTGGGCTGCGTCTCCGCGACCTGATAGCTGCCGGGCAGGAGATTCGCGAAGAGGTAGGAACCATTCGCGCCGGTGACGGTGGTGATCGGCTGGTTCAAGCCATCGAGCACCGGCTGGCCGGCACCATCTAACAAGGACAGCGTGACTCCGGCGATCGGCGTGTCGCCGCTGCCATCGTCATCGCTATCGTCGAATACCGAGCCAGCGATGGAGCCATATTCCACCTCCACGAAATCGCGGCCGGTGACATCGTCCCCGGGCAGCAGCACGATGGGCGTTTCGTCGCCGATGAGGTTGTTGTTCGCGCCATCCACATCGCTGACGCTGGCGTAGCCGGCGGGCTGGGATTGCGAGACGCGGTAGGTCCCGGGCGGCAGATTGGCGAAGAGGTAAGAGCCATCGGGCAAAGTCACCGTGGTAGTGATCGGGGTGCCGGAGCCATCGCGGAGCGTGAGCGTGATGCCGGCCAGCGGGGTATCGCCGCTGCCATTGTTATCGCTATCCGCGAAGACATGGCCGGTGATGCTGGCGGGCTCGATCTCGATGAAGTCGTGGCCGCCGCTGGTGCCGCCGGCCGTGACGGCGATAGCCGTCTCCTCGCCGATCACGTTGTTGTTCGCGCCATCGGTATCGTTGACGCTGTTATAGCCAGCCGGCTGGTCTTCGCTCACGCGGTAGTTGCCGGGAGCCAAGCCGCCGATGCTGTAGCTGCCATCCGCAAGCGTGAGGGTCGTGACGCCATCCACCGGAATGCCCGCGCCATCGAGCAAGCGTATGAGCACGTTCTCCAGCGGGGCATCCCCGTCGCCATCGCCATCCGTGTCTGCGAATACGCTGCCGCTGATGGAGCCGGGCTGCTCCTCGACGAAATCGTTGCCGTTGTCGGTCTCGTCGGCGGAGACCGCGACCGGAATGCGGTTGTCGGTCGTGCTCGCATTCGTTGAGTCGTCGCCCGGCGTGGTGGTATCGCCGTCGGTCACGGTAAAGTAACCGGATGGCTGGGTCTCCACGACCACGTAGGCACCCGGCGGCAGATTCGTGAAGCTGTAGGTGCCCCCGGTAAGAGTGACGAAGGGCGAGCCATAGGCCACGCCGTCGGCTTGGTTTCCGTCGCCGTTCGGATCGGTGAAGAGCGCGATGGTCACGCCGGCGATGCCCACATCGCCCACGTTGTCGTTGTTCGTGTCGGCCCAGACCGTGCCGCTGATCGTGCCCGGTTGTTGCTCGACGAAATCGTTGCCGTTATCCGCTTCATTTGCGGAGACAGCGACCGGGATGCGATCATCGGTCGTGCTGGCATTGATCGCGTCGTCACCCGGAGTGGTGGCGTCACCGTCGGTCACGGTCAGATAGCCGGATGGCTGGGTCTGGACCACGACGTAGGCACCCGGGGCCAGATTGGTGAAGCTGTAGGTACCGCCGGTGAAGGTGAGGACCGACGATCCGATCTGAACTCCATCAGTCGGATTGCCATCCGCGTTCGGATCGGTGAAGAGCGCAATGGACACACCGGCGATGCCCACATCGCCCGCGTTGTCGTTGTTCGTGTCGGCCCAGACCGTGCCGCTGATGGTGCCGGGCTGCTCTTCGACAAAGTCATTGCCGTTGTCGGTCTCGTTCGCAGCCACTGCCACGGGAATGCGGTCATCGGTCGTGCTCGCATTCGTCACGTCATCGCCCGGCGTGGTCGTGTCACCATCGGTCACCGTAAGGTAGCCAGCAGGCTGCGTCTCGACCACCACGTAGGCACCCGGCGGCAGGTTGGTGAAGCTGTAGGTGCCGCCGGTGAGAGTGATGACCGATGAGCCAAATTGAACGCCATCAGCCGGATTGCCATCCGCGTTCGGATCGGTGAAGAGCGCAATGGTCACGCCGGAGATGCCCACATCGCCCGCGTTGTCGTTGTTCGTGTCGGCCCAAACCGTGCCGCTGATTGTTCCCGGTTGCTCTTCAACGAAATCGTTGCCGTTGTCGGTCTCGTTCGCAGCGACCGCGACGGGGATGCGGTTGTCGGTCGTGCTTGAATTGGCAGCGTCGTCACCCGGAGTGGTCGTATCGCCATCAGTGACGGTGAGGTAACCGAACGGCTGCGTCTCCACGACCACATAGGCACCCGGCGGCAGGTTGGTGAAGCTGTAGGTGCCGCCGGTGAGAGTGATGACCGATGAGCCAACCTGAACTCCATCAGCTGGATTGCCGTCTGCGTTCGGATCGGTGTAGAGCGCGATGCTCACCCCGGCGATGCCAACATCCCCCACGTTGTCATTGTTCGTGTCGGCCCAGACCGTGCCACTGATCGTGCCCGGTTGCTCTTCAATGAAATCGTTACCGTTGTCGGTCTCGTTCGCAGCCACTGCCACGGGAATGCGGTCATCGGTCGTGCTCGAATTCGCCGCATCGTCACCCGGAGTAGTCGTATCGCCGTCGATGACAGTGAGGTAGCCGGAAGGCTGGGTCTCCACTACGACGTAGGCACCCGGCGGAAGATTGGTGAAGCTATAGGCACCACCAGTGAGGGTGACGAAGGGCGAGCCATACGCCACACCGTCCGCTTGGTTTCCGTCGGCATTCGGGTCGGTGTAGAGCGTTAGGGTCACACCAGCGATGCCGACATCCCCCACGTTGTCATTGTTCAGGTCGGCCCAGACCGTGCCGCTGATGATGCCCGGTTGCTCTTCGACGAAGTTGTTGCCGTCATCCGTTTCATTCGCGCTGACCGCAACGGGAATGCGGTTGTCGGTCGTGCTGGCATTCGCCGCATCGTCGCCCGGCGTGGTCGTGTCGCCATCGGTCACGGTGAGGTAGCCGGAAGGCTGGGTCTCAACCACCACGTAAGCACCGGGAGGAAGATTGGTGAAGCTATAGGCGCCACCGGTGAGGGTGACGAAGGGCGAGCCGTACGCCACGCCATCAGCCGGATTACCATCCGCATTCGGGTCGGTGAAGAGCGCGATGCTCACCCCGGCGATGCCGACATCGCCCACGTTGTCGTTGTTAGTATCAGCCCAGACCGTGCCGCTGATGATGCCGGGCTGCTCTTCAATGAAATCGTTGCCGTTGTCCGTTTCATTCGCAGCGACCGCGACGGGGATGCGGTTGTCGGTCGTGCTTGAGTTGGCAGCGTCGTCACCCGGAGTGGTCGTATCGCCATCAGTGACGGTGAGGTAACCGGACGGCTGCGTCTCCACGACCACATAGGCACCCGGCGGCAGGTTGGTGAAGCTGTAGGTGCCACCGGTGAGGGTGAGAACCGATGAGCCAAACTGAACGCCATCAGCCGGATTGCCGTCCGCGTTCGGGTCGGTGAAGAGCGCGATGCTCACCCCCGCGATTCCCACATCGCCCCCGTTGTCGTTGTTCGTATCGGCCCAGACGGTGCCGCTGATAATACCCGGCTGCTCTTCAACGAAGTTGTTGCCGTCATCGGTCTCATTCGCGCTGACCGCCACCGGGATACGGTCATCGGACGTGCTGGCATTCGCCGCATCGTCGCCCGGCGTGGTCGTGTCGCCATCGGTGACGGTGAGGTAGCCAGACGGCTGGGTCTCAACGACCACGTAGGCACCGGGCGGAAGATTCGTGAAGCTATAGGTGCCACCGGTTCCGGTAACGATTGCTGAACCATAGGCCGCGCCGTCCGCTTGGTTTCCGTCACCATTGGGATCGGTGAACAGCGTCAGCGTTACTCCAACAATGCCGACATCGCCCACGTTGTCGTTGTTCGTATCAGCCCAGACCGTGCCGCTGATGACACCCGGCTGCTCTTCAATGAAGTCGTTGCCGTTGTCCGTCTCATTCGCCGCCACCGAGACCGGAATCCGATTGTCGGTCGTGCTTGCGTTGGCCACGTCGTCGCCCGGCGTGCTGGTGTCGCCATCAGTGACGGTGAGGTAACCGGAGGGCTGCGTCTCCACTACCACATAGGAGCCCGGTGGAAGATTCGTGAAGCTGTAGGTGCCACCAACTCCGGTAACGATTGCCGAACCATATACCGCTCCGTCCGCTTGATTGCCGTCGGCATTCGGGTCGGTGTAGAGCGTGAGGGTCACACCGGCGATGCCGACATCGCCAATGTTGTCGTTGTTGGTATCCGCCCAAATCGTGCCGCTGATGATGGCAGGCTGCTCCTCGACGAAGTCATTGCCGCCGTCCGTTTCGTTCGCGATGACCGCAGCGGGGATGCGGTTGTCGGTGGTGCTGGCATTTGTCGCGTCGTCACCCGGAGTAGTCGTGTCGCCGTCTGTGACCGTGAGGTAACCGGAGGGCTGGGTCTCGACCACCACGTAGGCACCCGGCGGCAAGTTGGTGAAGCTGTAGATGCCGCCGACGCCGGTGAGGATTGGCGAGCCAAAGGCCGCGCCATCGGCGGGATTGCCGTCTGCGTTCGGATCAGTGAAGAGCGTCAGCGTGACGCCAACAATGCCGACCTCGCCGGTGTTGTCGTTGTTCGTGTCGGCGTAAACGGTGCCGCTGATGATGCCCGGTTGTTCCTCGATGAAGTTATTGCCGGTGTCGGTCTCATTCGCCGCCACCGCGACGGGGATCATGTTGTCCGTGGTGCTCGCATTCGCCGCATCATCGCCCGGCGTGGTGGTGTCGCCATCGGTCACCGTGAGGTAACCGGCAGGCTGGGTCTCGACGACCTGATAGCTACCCGGAGTGAGATTGGAGAAGGTATAAGCGCCGCTGCCATTCGTGGTGGCCGTGGTCGGCTGCACACCGCCCGTATTCGGATCGCTGTCGATGTCGTTGCCCGACCCGTCCTTCAGCGTAACAACGACACCCGCAAGCGGCAGGTCGCCGGTGTTATCATTGTTCGTGTCCGCGAGGACCGAGCCGGTAATGGTGCCGGGCTGGAAGTAGCCGGCATCCAGCGTGAGATCCGATTGGCCGCCGGTGAGCGTGACGGTGTGGGTCCGCCCGGCCGCATTCGCATCGCTGTCCGAAGCGTCCGCGCCTTGGTCGGCCAGGCTGCGCAGGTAGCCGGCCACCGGATCAAAGATCACGTAGTAGCTGCCCGGCATCAGCCCGGTGAAGGAGTAGAGACCGCTCGCATTCGTCGTCGCGGTGCCGGCGATGGTGTCGTTGCTGCGATAGAGCGTAAGGGTGACGCCCGCCAGACCGCTTTCGCCTGTGTCCTTCTGGCCATCGCCATCGAGATCGTTCCAGACCAGATCGCCGATCGATACCGGCAGGGTGTAGCCGTAGTCGATCTCATCGCGGGTCTGGTTGGCGCTGAGCGAGAAGGTTGCCGCGTGATCGAGACCCCCGTTTGCATCGTAGGTCTGGGTCATGTTCGCCGGCAGCGTGCCGACGTCGATGCGCGCGGTGTAAGTGCCGGGGACGAGATTGCCTATCGAGTAGGCACCGCCCGAATCCGTGAGAGCGGAAGGCTCGGTGGCGCTGTCGAAGGTGCCGTTGCCATTGATGTCGACATAGACGCGGACATTCGCGATGCCGGTTTCGACGCCATCCAGGATACCGTTGCCATTGCTATCGTTCCACACGCGATCGCCGAAGGCCGCATTCGACCGGTAGCCGAAGTCCACGTCGGTGGCTTCCTGGCTGGTGGTCAGCGTGCGGCTGGCCTCGTGATCGAGCTCGCCATTCAGGTCATGGGTCTGGGTCGAGCCCTGCGGCAGGGTGCTGAATTCGACGCGGACATTGTAGCTTCCCGCGGCGAGGTTCTCGAAGCGGTAGAAGCCCGCGAGGTCGGTGATCGTGAATCGCTCGATGCCTTGGTCGAAGGCATTGTCACCGTCGCTGTCGATGTAAACCCACACGCCCGGGATGCCCGGCTCGCCCGCATCGCGGATGCCATCGGCATCGCGGTCGTTCCAGACGAGGTCGCCGAGGCTGGCATCGTTGCGATAGCCGAAATCCGCGTCGGTGCGGTTCGCGCCGCTGATGGTGACGCTGGCGGTATGATCGGTGGAGGGGCTGGTGAGGTCGTAGGTCTGGACGTAGCTGGAAGGCAGCGTGGAGGTATCCACCCGCACCACGTAGGTGCCGTTGAAAAGATTGCCGATCGAGTAGGCACCTGACGCATTGGTCACGGCGGAGGGCTCGGTGGCGTCGAAGACCCCGTCGCCGTCCATGTCGAGATAGACGCGGACATTCGCGATGGCGGCTTCGGAGACGGTGTGGGTAACCGCTCCGTCGTCGTCGTTGCCATTGCTGCCATTGCCACTCAGGTCGAAGTAGCCATTGACGATGCTCACGCCGAACAAAGTGCCATCGTCCTCGTTGCCAATGCTGCCGTTGCCGCTGACATCGATCCGCCCGTTGGAGACCACATAGCCGGCAAAGCTGCCGTCATCCTCGTTGCCGCCGCTGTTGTTCTGGCTGATGTCGATGAGCGCGTTGTAAACGTTGCGCACCGTGCTGACCGAAGAAATGCCGTCGGCATTGACGTCTTCCCACACCAGATCGCCGATCGAATACGGGCCGCGATAGCCGAAGTCGAGAGTGGCGCGGTGCTCCGCGCCGAGCAAGGTGACGGACGCCTCGTGATCCAGGCCGCCGTTGAGGTCGAAGGTCTGGGTGGCCGAGACCGGCAGCGTGGAGGTGTCCACGCGCACCGCGTAGGTGCCGGGGTTCAGGTTGCCGATGTACCAGAGGCCGTCGCCGGAGGTGGTCGTGTTCGGTTCGCCGGCATCGTAGGTGTTGTCATTGTCCGTATCCAGATAGACGCGGACGCCATTGATGCCGGGCTCGCCATTCTCCTGCACGCCATCGTTGTCGCGGTCGATCCACACGCGGTCGCCCACGCTGGCGCCGACCCGATAGCCGAAGTCGGCATCCACGCGGTCCTCCGCGATGCCGAGGGTGACGGACGCGCGGTGCGAGGTCGCGATGCCATCGAGATCGTAGGTCGGGCCATAGCCGACATTGGCCGCGGCGATGTCAGCCGGATCCACGCGGACGACGTAGTTGCCCGCGCTGAGGCCGGCGAAAAGGTAGTTGCCCGAGGCATCGGTGATGTCGACCGGCTCGCCGGCGTCGCGGATGCCGTCGTTGTCGAGGTCGAGATGGACGTCGATGTTAGGAATGCCGTTTTCACCGGGATCCTGGATGCCATCGCCATCGAGGTCGCCCCACACGCGGTCGCCGATGCTGCCGTAAACGGTGTCCGTCCATGAGAGTGGCAGCAGCAAGCCATAGGGGGAAATCTCCACCTGCCCGGTGTTCTCGATGGTCGCTCCCGTGAGGCTCTCGCGGGGGACGATGGTGGCGCGGAAGACGACTTGGAATTGCTGGCCGCTGGCGAGATTGCCGGGCACCGAGAAGCCCGCGACATCGAGCGGGAATGCCGTGCCGGTGCCATTGTCCGGGATGGCGGTCCATGCCTGCCAGGCACCGCCGACCATGAAGCGGTAGCGGGTGGTGCCCGGGACGTAGGTCACGGTGGACGGCAGGTTATCCTGCACTGCGAAAGGTCCCGGGATATTCGTGCGGGCGTTGCTGATGCCGCGGATGTCGTACTCTAGCGTATCCCCGCAACTGACCGCGCCATCGCCATCGGCATCGACCGCGATGGACGAGCGCTTGCCGCCGTCGCCCTCGCGCATCGGCGGGACCAGCGAGGCCACGTCCAGGCCCGGCTGGGCGACGGTGGCAACCGCCGGATCCTGACCCCACGCGGCGGCGATGCGGACGGACGGATTGAGCGTGTAAACCAGCATGCCGCTCTGGTCGCCGTCGGGATCGAAGATTTTCAACTGCTCCAGCTCGCGGAGCGAATGGCCGACGTCGTAGTGGTTGCCATTCGGGTCGGTGAGCGGGCCGACGTTGTCGCCATTGTAGTCGACGTAAACGGTCTCCTGCGTGTGGCCGTTGCCGGAGGTGGTGATCCACAGCGGGTTGCCGTTTTCGCCGGGGCTCACCGCAGAATAGGGATCGCGGCCGATGCCTAGGCTGAGCAGCACCTGGGTGGTGAGCGAAGGCCGGCCGACCAGCGTGAAGCCACCGTCCCAGTTCTGGTTCGAGCCCGACGCGGCGTCCGCGTCGATGGCGCTCATCGCATAGAAGACCGGCGGGGTGACGCCGGTGGTGTAGAAGCGGTACGCGCCGAAGTGGTTCGTGCCATTCGCCGGCTGCAGGGCGACCCGCGCGTTTCCCTTCGCCGGCACACTGATAGTGGCGGTCGTGTAGGCGGTGGCGCTACTACGGTAGTCGTAGTTGACCGTGATGGCAGCGGCACCAGGATTGTAGAGAAAGGTCACCGTGCCATCGGTCGGACTCGTGCGCGTCGAGACCGGCGCGAAGTAATCGCTGCTCCAGCGGTAGGTCGGCAGCAGCGAGGTATCCCGACTGGCGTAAGTCGACCCCACGGTGCCGGTGAAAAGCACGACCTGCACCGGCTTGTCCGCGAGCACGTGGCCGCCGACATTGACATCACTGCGGAAGATGGCCTCGCCCTCGGCAAGCAGCACCGTCTCCTCGAAGACGCCGTTGTTGTCCTTGTCCACCTGGACGCTGGCCCCGCCGGGACCGGCGGAAATCGCGAGCGCGGCGTAGCTGAAGAGGTTCTCGTCCTGGGTCAGCGTGGCGGTCGGCGTCGTCTGTGGCATGTCGATGCCCACCGGCGAGCGGTACTCATTCCCCCACAGGCCGCGCTCGAAGACTTCCACGCAGCCGGCGAGCAGGGTGTCGGTGCCGGCCGGCACGGTGGTCTTGGTCACTGAGATCGGCTTGAAGGAGGCGATCTTGTCGCGGCCGTCGTAGTCCACCACCGCCTGGAGGGTGGCGGTGGCGACGAAGTTGCGGAGGTTGAAGACCGTGCCCGCGGGGATCAGGTCGGCAGGGTTTCCCGGCGGGTAGCCGTTCGCCGCATTGCCGTCACCGAAGACCAGGGTCGTGGACTGGACCGGATCGGTGATGTCCCGCTCGTAGCCGTCTTCCCAATGGTCGTAATAGATCACCGTGCCGTCCGTGGCCGCGGCCAGCGTGACGAAGACGGTGATGGGATCGTTGGCGACCGAATTGATCGAGTCAAAGGCGCTGAGCTGATGATCCTCAGGGAACGGGACGTAGAAAAGCTGCGTCGGCGGCGGGTTCACCGCATGCGCGGCCCCACCGGCACACAGGAGGGCGCCGACGAAACCGAGGACAAACCTGCGGACAGTGGGGACTGCGGGGAGGAACATGCAAACAACCGGGGCTGACAGGGGAGAACACGGCACGCCCACTCCACGCCGCACTCATGCGGAGGATCCGTACGAGACCTCCGGCCAGACTCGCAACACCGAGCATGGTTCGACAGGTCGTCTCTGGGGAATGAAGGGGAGAACCAAATGCAACCGTCCGGACAGCGGGTGGGGACCCATTGCCCCGGACGACACGGGGAGGATGGTTAAGAAATCCTGATTATACAATATTTTTATTTATCGCCGAAATTCCCCCACGCGATCGCGTTGAATTCTCATCGAACGCTTGTTGGAAAATGAGGGATTTGCGGCCCATTATCCTACAGGTAATGAGGATTTCAGGATGGCCCCGATTTTAAATGTATCTTGATTTTTTTAAAATCTGGTGCCAGTTACTTGGCCCGGATGCTCGCCGCATTACCAGGGATGTCCTTCGGTTTCGCCCTGCTGGCCTTAGTCTTCGCGACTGGCTTGCCGCTCTTCTGTGCATTCATTGCAGTGGCCAATGTGCGCCGCTACCGGGTGAAGGCTCACCCGTGTGATTCTTATCAAGTGCCGCCGGACGTGCGGCGGCGGATGGCCCCGTGGCTCAACCGCATGGGCCACTTCGGCTTCCGCCAGGTGCAGCTCTCCCGGCTCGAAAGCGCGGGCTACGCCGAGGCGCATCGCTGGATCCTGCTCAATGAAGAGGAGCGGACCTATGCGACGCTGGAGCGCACGGTGCCGGTCAGCGGCGCAGGTGCCAGCGTCTCGCTCACGATGTTCACCGCCCTGCGCGATGGCACGCTGGTCGTGACTGCGGATCGCCGCATCACCCATCACCCGCCCGCCTGGTGGCAGGACGTGCAGCGGTTCTTCGGCACGGTCACCTCGCAGTGGAAGCTCCACTACTCACGGGTCCGCGGCGACAAGGAGCGCGTGCTCCCGCCGATCGAGAAATTCACCGGGATGCTGGAAGCGGACGAGCAAGCCCGCCACGAAGCCCAGGTGAAGGGCGGCGAGTTCGTCCCGACCCGGCAGGATCCTGATATCCTGCGCCTGCGCTTCGCACGGCTGCCCTCCCGGGTGATGCCGCTGCTGGCGGACTTCTTCACCGGCCGCAGCTTCCGCTCGGCAACCCGCCGCGACGTGGCGGCTCCGACCAAGGCCCGGGTCGACGAGAATGAACGCGTCGGCGGCCCCATCGGACTCTCGGTCAACCAAGCGGTGGAACAGGATCTGGCCCGCTACCGCGCCCTGATCGCGGTCCGCTCCAGCCCGCTCGATCACCTGCGGCGGATCGTGGTGCTGCTCGGAACCGTGGCATTCTTCATCGCGATCTTCGGCCGCGACCAACCGCTGCAAACCGCGCTCACCGTGCTGGTGCTGGCCGCGCTGCACGAAGCCGGCCACTGGGTGCCGATGAAGCTCTTCCGCTACAAGGGCGTGCCGCCGGTCTTCATCCCCTTCACCGGGGCCACCGAGCGCGGACGCAAGCTCCACGCCCCGGCATGGCAGCAGCTCGTGGTTCTGCTCGGCGGTCCCCTGCCCGGCCTGATCGCCGGCCTGGCGATGCTCGCCCACGGCTACTTCGAGCCGTCCACGCCGCGGTGGCTGCTGGATGCCGCCGGGATGGCGGTGGCGCTCAATGCCCTGCATCTGCTGCCAGTGCTGCCGATGGATGGAGGCAAGGTGATCGACCTGCTGGTTTTCCGCGACATGCCGATGCTGCGGCCGTTCTTCACGGTGACCGCGTCGCTGTCGGCCTTCGCCGCTGCGCTGGTCTTGAAATCGCGGGTGCTGCGTTACATCGCGGCCGCCATGTTCGGCGGCGTGCTGTGGGACATGCGCACCATCCAGGTGGTCCGCGGCGCCCGCAAGCTGCCATGGGCGGGCGAGGTCAATGACGAGTCCGAGGCACTGCGCCGGATCTTCCGCGGCATGCGCGAGGAGGGCCAGGGAGCCTTCATCGGCAGCGAGGGCTGGCACAAGAAGATCGAGGCACTGCTCATGGAAGTGATGCGCAAGCGGCCGGCCTTCATCACCCGCTTCGCCGGTGGCACGCTGCTGGCAGTTTCCGGAGCCATCCCTGCCCTGCTGATGGTGGGCGTGCTGCTCGGCCCCGTGCTCAGCGATGCCGGCCGGGTGGTCCGCAATGCCGAGCATGTGATCGAATTCCGCAAGACCTTCCCGAAGGAAACCCGCCAGCTCTCCGCCGAGGACCAGGCCACCTTGATCGCCCTCGCGACGGAAACCGAAACCGGCCCCGAACAAAGCGTCCGCCCGCTCACCGACGAGCCAAGCGAAACCGCGGCCGACGTGCTCCCGGTGATCGCGAAACGGCTCGACCAACTCGACTGGAACAAGGCGAACATCGCCTCGCGCAGCAATTTGATCGGCGCCCGCGTGTTGCCGATCTGGGTGGAAGTGCAATGCCTGCAACTCGAGCGCAGCGCCACTGCGGGCAATCGCGCCGAAACCTTGGAACGGGCCGAGGAGATGCTCGGCATCCTCGCCGCCGCCGAACCCGCCACCAGCCTGGAACGCCGCCAACTTCTCTCGTCCATCGAGCTCCGCGTCCTTTCCGTCGTCGAGCGTGAGGCCTCCGCCGGCCGCCTCGAGGTGGACGACCTCGACCGTCTGGACACGCGGATTTCGGCGCGGAATACCGCTCCCGATCCGGAAGTGGAAAGCCTGCTGCTGGTCGCCGCGTGGGCTGAGCGCAGCCGACTCTCGGCCATCGCCGACGCGGCCGCCCAAGCGTCCCTGGATCCCCGCTTCTGGCGCGACCTCTATCCGCGCATCCGCGTCGTCCGCCGTCTCTTGACCGAGCAGAACGCCAAGCTGGTTCCGGCCTCCGTCGCGCTGGCCCGCCACTGGAAGACCAGCCGCCGCGTGGGCGAGCTGCCACCCCAACTCGGCATGAAGGTGGCCGTGGACCCGGGTGAAGCCTCGCTTATCCTGGGATTCTGCGAAGGCCATCGCCGCCTCTCGTGGCGGCGGATCGTCACCCTCAGCGCACTGCGCATGGAGAGCTTCCGCCAAAAGAATAACGGCAACTTCCCGAAGAACTGGAAACACAGCGTGCCCGGCGGTGCCGAACTCAAGCTGGTGCTCGACTCCGGCCCCTTCATCCGCCTGACCGACCGGCTCGACCAAATCCAAGGCTCCGTGCCGATGTGGCTCACCCCCCCCTCCCTCCCCCTCCCCCGCTCCGGCCCCACCATCGACTACGATTGCCGGCTCTACGGTGCGCCGCCGCTGCCCGAGCTGTCGTCGCATTGAGGAGAAATGCTGCCGGGTATTACTGCCCGTGGAGGACCGCCGGGGATGGTGCTTCGCTACCTGCGAATTGCACGGTCTTGAGGAAGATCAGGAGACACGTATTTTCGCTTGAATGGGACCTAACCATTCACTAACAGCCGCTCGGCGTTTTCTCCACGCCGCCC is a genomic window of Luteolibacter arcticus containing:
- a CDS encoding site-2 protease family protein, producing the protein MSFGFALLALVFATGLPLFCAFIAVANVRRYRVKAHPCDSYQVPPDVRRRMAPWLNRMGHFGFRQVQLSRLESAGYAEAHRWILLNEEERTYATLERTVPVSGAGASVSLTMFTALRDGTLVVTADRRITHHPPAWWQDVQRFFGTVTSQWKLHYSRVRGDKERVLPPIEKFTGMLEADEQARHEAQVKGGEFVPTRQDPDILRLRFARLPSRVMPLLADFFTGRSFRSATRRDVAAPTKARVDENERVGGPIGLSVNQAVEQDLARYRALIAVRSSPLDHLRRIVVLLGTVAFFIAIFGRDQPLQTALTVLVLAALHEAGHWVPMKLFRYKGVPPVFIPFTGATERGRKLHAPAWQQLVVLLGGPLPGLIAGLAMLAHGYFEPSTPRWLLDAAGMAVALNALHLLPVLPMDGGKVIDLLVFRDMPMLRPFFTVTASLSAFAAALVLKSRVLRYIAAAMFGGVLWDMRTIQVVRGARKLPWAGEVNDESEALRRIFRGMREEGQGAFIGSEGWHKKIEALLMEVMRKRPAFITRFAGGTLLAVSGAIPALLMVGVLLGPVLSDAGRVVRNAEHVIEFRKTFPKETRQLSAEDQATLIALATETETGPEQSVRPLTDEPSETAADVLPVIAKRLDQLDWNKANIASRSNLIGARVLPIWVEVQCLQLERSATAGNRAETLERAEEMLGILAAAEPATSLERRQLLSSIELRVLSVVEREASAGRLEVDDLDRLDTRISARNTAPDPEVESLLLVAAWAERSRLSAIADAAAQASLDPRFWRDLYPRIRVVRRLLTEQNAKLVPASVALARHWKTSRRVGELPPQLGMKVAVDPGEASLILGFCEGHRRLSWRRIVTLSALRMESFRQKNNGNFPKNWKHSVPGGAELKLVLDSGPFIRLTDRLDQIQGSVPMWLTPPSLPLPRSGPTIDYDCRLYGAPPLPELSSH